A stretch of Nonomuraea africana DNA encodes these proteins:
- a CDS encoding ABC transporter substrate-binding protein yields the protein MRRVVTGIALAALLTLTGCGGAEPEQDGPVTITMWTRAATQAQSERLVKAYNASHKNQVKLTVIPTDNYQPRIAAAAGAKQLPDVFAADVIFVPNYTAQGLFLDITDRLNALPYKSGLAPSHMKLGTMDGRQYTLPHTLDLSVWFWNKDLYAKAGLDPEKGPKTLKEFAEHATAVQEKLGKDGKVHGTFFGGNCGGCFVFTFWPSVWAAGGQVMNAEGTASLNDRPPMSDVFAIWRGLYDKGVTGPTAKEEQGPTWTGYFAKGEIGVMPMPSTTLGLMPADLKIGVAPIAGPDGGESTFVGGDSVGISATSAHADAAWEFLSWTVSDEAQVEVMAKNKDVLARTDLANNTHSAQDPRVVLINSLVAKGQTPYAPRFGQTFNDPQGPWLRLAREAMFGDTAKVAQLNTEVTASLQQ from the coding sequence ATGAGACGAGTGGTGACCGGAATCGCGCTCGCCGCGTTGTTAACGCTAACAGGATGCGGCGGCGCCGAACCGGAGCAGGACGGCCCCGTCACGATCACGATGTGGACCAGGGCCGCCACCCAGGCCCAGAGCGAGCGCCTGGTGAAGGCCTACAACGCGAGCCACAAGAACCAGGTGAAGCTGACCGTCATCCCGACAGACAACTACCAGCCGCGCATCGCCGCGGCGGCCGGCGCCAAGCAGCTGCCCGACGTCTTCGCCGCCGACGTCATCTTCGTCCCCAACTACACCGCGCAGGGGCTGTTCCTGGACATCACCGACCGGCTCAACGCCCTGCCGTACAAGAGCGGCCTGGCGCCCAGCCACATGAAGCTGGGCACGATGGACGGCCGCCAGTACACGCTCCCGCACACTCTTGACCTGTCGGTCTGGTTCTGGAACAAGGACCTGTACGCCAAGGCCGGGCTCGATCCCGAGAAGGGCCCGAAGACGCTGAAGGAGTTCGCCGAGCACGCCACCGCCGTACAGGAGAAGCTCGGAAAGGACGGCAAGGTGCACGGCACCTTCTTCGGCGGCAACTGCGGCGGCTGCTTCGTCTTCACCTTCTGGCCCTCGGTCTGGGCGGCCGGAGGACAGGTCATGAACGCCGAGGGCACCGCCTCCCTCAACGACCGGCCGCCGATGAGCGACGTGTTCGCCATCTGGCGCGGCCTCTACGACAAGGGCGTCACGGGGCCGACCGCCAAGGAGGAGCAGGGGCCGACCTGGACCGGCTACTTCGCCAAGGGCGAGATCGGGGTCATGCCGATGCCCTCGACCACGCTCGGGCTGATGCCCGCCGACCTGAAGATCGGTGTCGCCCCGATCGCCGGGCCGGACGGGGGCGAGTCGACGTTCGTGGGCGGCGACTCGGTCGGGATCTCCGCGACCAGCGCGCACGCGGACGCCGCGTGGGAGTTCCTGTCGTGGACGGTCTCGGACGAGGCCCAGGTCGAGGTCATGGCCAAGAACAAGGACGTGCTGGCCAGGACCGACCTGGCGAACAACACGCACTCCGCCCAGGACCCCAGGGTGGTCCTGATCAACTCGCTGGTGGCCAAGGGGCAGACGCCGTACGCGCCGCGCTTCGGCCAGACGTTCAACGACCCGCAGGGGCCGTGGCTGCGGCTGGCCCGGGAGGCGATGTTCGGCGACACCGCCAAGGTGGCGCAGCTCAACACCGAGGTCACCGCCTCGCTGCAGCAGTAG
- a CDS encoding LacI family DNA-binding transcriptional regulator: MRKGFRATITDVAALAGVSIATASKALNGRNDVRDSTRQRVLAAAEELAFQPNELARGLLSGQTRTVGLLTSDSVGRFGIPVLLGAEDAFGAGEMAVLLCDARGDAIREQHHLRALLSRRVDGLIVVGESTDPRPSVSSDVPVPVVYAYGPSDDPADVSFVPDDIGGAAMAVRHLLAMGRRRVAHVTGPAHYKAAKDREEGLRLALAEAGVAQTGRTLCGPWSQRWGRHAAEMLLMAEPEIDAVFCGSDQIAAGFMEAARERGRRVPDDLAVVGYDNWEVLSTETRPALTTVDMNLENLGRTAAQHLFAAIDGRATPGVHRMPCDLVIRDSTGRS; this comes from the coding sequence GTGCGAAAAGGATTTCGGGCCACCATCACCGACGTGGCCGCCCTGGCGGGCGTCTCCATCGCGACGGCCTCCAAGGCCCTCAACGGACGCAACGACGTGCGCGACTCGACCCGCCAGCGGGTTCTCGCCGCCGCCGAGGAGCTCGCCTTCCAGCCCAACGAGCTGGCCAGAGGGCTGCTGTCGGGCCAGACCCGCACCGTCGGGCTGCTCACCTCCGACAGTGTGGGCAGGTTCGGCATCCCGGTGCTCCTCGGCGCCGAGGACGCCTTCGGCGCGGGCGAGATGGCAGTGCTGCTCTGCGACGCCAGGGGCGACGCCATCAGGGAGCAGCACCACCTGAGGGCGCTGCTCTCCCGCAGGGTCGACGGGCTGATCGTGGTCGGCGAGAGCACCGACCCCAGGCCGTCGGTCAGCAGCGACGTGCCGGTGCCCGTGGTCTACGCCTACGGCCCCTCGGACGATCCCGCCGACGTGTCGTTCGTCCCCGACGACATCGGCGGGGCGGCCATGGCCGTACGGCACCTGCTGGCCATGGGACGGCGGCGCGTCGCGCACGTCACGGGGCCGGCGCACTACAAGGCGGCCAAGGACCGCGAGGAGGGGCTGCGCCTGGCGCTGGCCGAGGCGGGGGTGGCGCAGACGGGGCGGACGCTGTGCGGGCCGTGGTCCCAGCGCTGGGGGCGGCACGCGGCCGAGATGCTGCTCATGGCCGAGCCGGAGATCGACGCGGTGTTCTGCGGGAGCGACCAGATCGCGGCGGGCTTCATGGAGGCGGCCCGCGAGAGGGGGCGGCGGGTGCCGGACGATCTCGCCGTGGTGGGCTACGACAACTGGGAGGTGCTGTCCACGGAGACACGTCCGGCGCTGACGACGGTGGACATGAACCTGGAGAACCTCGGCAGGACGGCCGCCCAGCACCTGTTCGCCGCCATCGACGGCAGGGCCACGCCCGGGGTCCACCGGATGCCCTGCGACCTGGTCATCCGCGACTCGACGGGCCGATCGTGA
- a CDS encoding LacI family DNA-binding transcriptional regulator gives MADVAKEAGVSHQTVSRVLNDHPNVRGETRARVLAAIGKLGYRRNLVARALVTRHSRTLGVVSFDTTLYGPASTVYGIEQAARAAGYFVSIVSLKSIDRSGVHDALDYLADQGVDGIVVVAPQRSAATALSDLPRGIPTVAVEGGQAGEVPVVCVDQVEGGRLATEHLLSLGHETVWHVRGPSDWLEAEGRVAGWRAALAAAGRPAPEPLAGDWSPRSGYEAGRSLASMKDVTAVFVANDQMALGVLRAFTEQGVRVPDQVSVVGFDDIPESDFFSPPLTTIRQDFGAVGRHSIEVLLRQIEGAGELESLVVPPSVVLRGSTARR, from the coding sequence ATGGCCGATGTGGCCAAGGAGGCCGGCGTGTCACACCAGACGGTCTCCCGCGTGCTCAACGACCATCCCAACGTGCGTGGTGAGACCCGTGCCAGGGTGCTCGCGGCCATCGGCAAGCTCGGCTACCGCCGTAACCTCGTCGCCCGCGCGCTGGTCACCAGGCACTCCAGGACGCTCGGCGTGGTCAGCTTCGACACCACTCTCTACGGCCCCGCCAGCACGGTCTACGGCATCGAGCAGGCGGCCAGGGCGGCCGGATACTTCGTCAGCATCGTCAGCCTCAAATCCATCGACAGGAGCGGCGTCCATGACGCTCTCGACTACCTCGCCGACCAGGGCGTGGACGGGATCGTCGTGGTCGCCCCCCAGCGCTCGGCGGCCACGGCGCTGAGCGACCTGCCGCGCGGCATCCCCACTGTCGCGGTCGAGGGCGGGCAGGCGGGCGAGGTCCCCGTCGTCTGCGTCGATCAGGTCGAGGGCGGCAGGCTCGCCACCGAGCACCTGCTCTCGCTCGGGCACGAGACGGTCTGGCACGTCCGCGGGCCGTCCGACTGGTTGGAGGCCGAGGGCCGGGTCGCGGGATGGCGGGCGGCTCTGGCCGCCGCCGGACGCCCCGCGCCCGAACCGCTCGCGGGGGACTGGAGCCCGCGTTCGGGATACGAGGCGGGGCGCAGCCTGGCGAGCATGAAGGACGTCACCGCGGTGTTCGTGGCCAACGATCAGATGGCGTTGGGCGTGCTGCGGGCGTTCACCGAGCAGGGGGTGAGGGTGCCCGACCAGGTGAGCGTCGTCGGCTTCGACGACATCCCCGAGTCGGACTTCTTCTCCCCGCCGCTCACCACCATCAGGCAGGACTTCGGCGCGGTCGGCAGGCACAGCATCGAGGTGCTGCTCCGCCAGATCGAGGGCGCGGGCGAGCTCGAAAGCCTCGTGGTCCCGCCCTCCGTCGTCCTTCGAGGCAGTACGGCCAGACGGTAG
- a CDS encoding ABC transporter substrate-binding protein has protein sequence MLKRISALVLAGLTAATLTSCGSGGSGAGSGSGDGSITMGFSQVGAESGWRTANTKSVQDSAKEAGVTLKFSDAQQKQENQIKAIRSFIQQKVDVIAFSPVVESGWDTVLKEARDAKIPVILTDRAVDSKDTTLYKTFLGSDFVEEGRKAGQWLVQSFNNSTDPVNIVELQGTTGSAPANDRKAGFAEVIGADPKFKIIASQTGDFTRAKGKEVMEAFLKSNPDIDVLYAHNDDMGLGAIEAIEGAGKVPGKDIKIITVDAVKDGMQALADGKINYIVECSPLLGPQLMDLAKKVVKGETVPTRVVTEETTFTQEQAKAALPNRKY, from the coding sequence GTGTTGAAGAGGATCTCGGCCCTGGTGCTCGCGGGGCTCACGGCGGCGACGCTCACCTCGTGCGGTTCCGGCGGCTCGGGCGCAGGTTCCGGCTCCGGCGACGGTTCGATCACCATGGGCTTCTCCCAGGTGGGCGCGGAGAGTGGCTGGCGCACCGCCAACACCAAGTCGGTGCAGGACTCGGCCAAGGAGGCCGGGGTCACGCTGAAGTTCTCCGACGCCCAGCAGAAGCAGGAGAACCAGATCAAGGCCATCCGCTCGTTCATCCAGCAGAAGGTGGACGTGATCGCCTTCTCGCCGGTGGTCGAGTCGGGCTGGGACACCGTGCTGAAGGAGGCGCGGGACGCCAAGATCCCGGTCATCCTCACCGACAGGGCGGTGGACTCCAAGGACACCACGCTCTACAAGACCTTCCTCGGCTCGGACTTCGTCGAGGAAGGGCGCAAGGCGGGCCAGTGGCTCGTCCAATCGTTCAACAATTCCACAGACCCGGTGAATATCGTTGAACTTCAGGGCACTACAGGCTCCGCTCCTGCCAACGACCGCAAGGCCGGGTTCGCCGAGGTGATCGGCGCGGATCCGAAGTTCAAGATCATCGCCTCGCAGACCGGCGACTTCACCAGGGCCAAGGGTAAGGAGGTCATGGAGGCCTTCCTGAAGTCGAACCCCGACATCGATGTGCTGTACGCGCACAACGACGACATGGGGCTGGGGGCGATCGAGGCCATCGAGGGCGCGGGCAAGGTGCCCGGCAAGGACATCAAGATCATCACTGTGGACGCCGTGAAGGACGGCATGCAGGCGCTCGCCGACGGAAAGATCAACTACATCGTCGAGTGCTCGCCGCTGCTCGGCCCGCAGCTGATGGACCTGGCGAAGAAGGTGGTCAAGGGCGAGACGGTGCCGACCCGTGTGGTGACGGAGGAGACGACGTTCACGCAGGAGCAGGCGAAGGCAGCCCTCCCGAACCGGAAGTACTGA
- a CDS encoding sugar ABC transporter ATP-binding protein gives MAVPEPILRMTGIGKQFPGVKALDGVDFRLLPGEVHALMGENGAGKSTLIKVLTGVHPVDAGTIELDGRPVAFAGPLEAQRAGISTVYQEVNLCANLSVAENIFIGREPRRRGRIDWKRMRARAAELLARLDLDLDVTAPLEAYSLAVRQMVAIARAVDIEARVLILDEPTSSLDAGEVEQLFRVMRTLKEEGIAILFVSHFLDQIYEISDRMTILRNGRLVGEHLVSELSQVELVGKMIGQELKELERLHGAAKTFDRKLVEARELGRPGAIEPFTLTIHEGEVVGLAGLLGSGRTEVARLLFGADHAGGGEIAVGGTPAALRTPRAAMGHGIAFCSEDRKADGLVPDLTVRENIVLALQATRGWTRPVPREQQDALVATYMKALKISPPNPEHLVRNLSGGNQQKVLLARWLILEPRLLILDEPTRGIDVGAKAEIQRLVVELSDGGMAVLFISAELEEVLRLSHKVGVLRDRRLVAQLPNDEELTTEVLMETIASGGAAR, from the coding sequence ATGGCCGTACCCGAGCCGATCCTGCGCATGACCGGGATCGGCAAACAGTTCCCCGGTGTGAAGGCCCTGGACGGTGTCGACTTCCGGCTGCTGCCCGGCGAGGTCCACGCGCTGATGGGGGAGAACGGCGCGGGCAAGTCCACCCTGATCAAGGTGCTGACCGGGGTCCATCCCGTCGACGCCGGCACGATCGAGCTGGACGGCAGGCCGGTGGCCTTCGCCGGCCCGCTGGAGGCGCAGCGGGCCGGGATCAGCACCGTCTACCAGGAGGTCAACCTCTGCGCGAACCTCTCGGTCGCCGAGAACATCTTCATCGGCAGGGAGCCGAGGAGGCGGGGCCGTATCGACTGGAAGCGGATGCGCGCCAGGGCGGCCGAGCTGCTGGCCAGGCTGGATCTCGACCTGGACGTCACCGCGCCGCTGGAGGCCTACTCCCTGGCGGTGCGGCAGATGGTGGCCATCGCCCGCGCGGTCGACATCGAGGCGCGGGTGCTCATCCTCGACGAGCCGACCTCCAGCCTGGACGCGGGTGAGGTCGAGCAGTTGTTCAGGGTGATGCGGACGCTCAAGGAGGAAGGCATCGCGATCCTCTTCGTGTCCCACTTTCTCGACCAAATCTATGAAATTTCGGATCGGATGACGATCTTGCGGAACGGCAGGCTGGTCGGCGAACACCTCGTCAGCGAGCTGTCCCAGGTCGAGCTGGTCGGCAAGATGATCGGGCAGGAGCTCAAGGAGCTGGAGCGGCTGCACGGCGCGGCGAAGACGTTCGACAGGAAGCTCGTCGAGGCGCGTGAGCTGGGCCGTCCGGGCGCGATCGAGCCGTTCACGCTCACCATCCACGAGGGCGAGGTCGTCGGACTCGCGGGACTGCTCGGCTCCGGCCGTACCGAAGTCGCGCGGTTGCTCTTCGGGGCCGACCACGCGGGCGGGGGCGAGATCGCGGTCGGCGGGACGCCGGCCGCGCTGCGGACGCCGCGCGCGGCGATGGGCCACGGGATCGCCTTCTGCTCGGAGGACAGGAAGGCGGACGGACTCGTCCCCGACCTCACGGTGCGGGAGAACATCGTCCTCGCGCTGCAGGCCACCAGAGGCTGGACCAGGCCGGTGCCGCGCGAGCAGCAGGACGCGCTGGTCGCCACATACATGAAGGCGCTGAAGATCAGCCCGCCCAACCCCGAGCACCTGGTGCGCAACCTCAGCGGCGGCAACCAGCAGAAGGTGCTGCTGGCCAGGTGGCTGATCCTCGAGCCCAGGCTGCTCATCCTCGACGAGCCCACGCGCGGCATCGACGTCGGGGCGAAGGCCGAGATCCAGCGGCTGGTCGTGGAGCTGTCCGACGGCGGGATGGCGGTGCTGTTCATCTCCGCAGAGCTGGAGGAGGTGCTGCGGCTCAGCCACAAGGTGGGTGTGCTGCGCGACCGCAGGCTCGTCGCCCAGCTGCCCAACGACGAGGAACTGACCACGGAGGTGCTCATGGAGACGATCGCGAGCGGAGGGGCGGCCCGATGA
- a CDS encoding ABC transporter permease: MRRLLWPLVILAALLLMNVFFTPGFLSVQVREGHLYGSLIDILRFGAPLVLVSLGMTLVIATGGIDLSVGSVVAISGALACLQISQDAGVFTAVVLALGLSVALGAWNGFLVAGAGIQPIIATLILMVAGRGLAQLITDGQIITVNDPAYKLIGGGYWLTVPFGILLVLAILAVTAFLTRRLALGMLIEAVGGNAEASRLAGIRARGIIVMVYAFAGLCAGVAGLMISSNVSSADGNNAGLWIELDAILAVVIGGTSLAGGRFSLGGTVLGALIIQTLTTTIYSIGVPPETTLLFKALVVTVVCLVQSAAFREKAVNLRGRTARPRPQAEEKVQVPA, translated from the coding sequence ATGAGACGCCTGCTCTGGCCGCTGGTGATCCTGGCCGCGCTGCTGCTCATGAACGTGTTCTTCACGCCGGGCTTCCTCTCCGTCCAGGTGCGCGAAGGACACCTGTACGGCAGCCTGATCGACATCCTGCGCTTCGGCGCGCCGCTGGTTCTCGTGTCGCTCGGGATGACGCTGGTCATCGCGACCGGCGGCATCGACCTGTCGGTCGGCTCGGTGGTGGCGATCTCGGGGGCGCTGGCCTGCCTGCAGATCAGCCAGGACGCGGGCGTGTTCACCGCTGTCGTGCTGGCGCTCGGGCTGTCGGTGGCGCTGGGCGCGTGGAACGGATTCCTGGTCGCGGGCGCGGGCATCCAGCCCATCATCGCGACGCTGATCCTCATGGTCGCCGGACGCGGGCTGGCGCAGCTGATCACCGACGGCCAGATCATCACCGTCAACGACCCCGCCTACAAGCTCATCGGGGGCGGCTACTGGCTGACGGTTCCCTTCGGCATCCTGCTGGTGCTGGCCATCCTGGCCGTCACGGCGTTCCTGACGCGCAGGCTCGCGCTCGGGATGCTGATCGAGGCGGTCGGCGGCAACGCGGAGGCCAGCAGGCTCGCCGGCATCAGGGCGCGCGGGATCATCGTGATGGTCTACGCGTTCGCCGGGCTGTGCGCGGGCGTCGCGGGGTTGATGATCAGCTCGAACGTCTCCAGCGCCGACGGCAACAACGCCGGGCTGTGGATCGAGCTCGACGCGATCCTCGCCGTGGTGATCGGCGGCACGTCCCTGGCGGGTGGGCGCTTCTCGCTCGGCGGGACCGTGCTCGGCGCGCTCATCATCCAGACCCTCACCACGACGATCTACTCGATCGGGGTGCCTCCCGAGACCACGTTGCTGTTCAAGGCGCTGGTGGTGACCGTGGTCTGCCTGGTCCAGTCCGCCGCCTTCCGCGAGAAGGCGGTCAACCTCCGAGGGCGTACGGCACGGCCGCGCCCCCAGGCTGAAGAGAAGGTGCAGGTGCCGGCATGA
- the yjfF gene encoding galactofuranose ABC transporter, permease protein YjfF, with product MSVLALSPSRQRYLPALVTGGLFVAMFVAGGIRYEGFASGQVVLNVLIDNAFLLVVAVGMTFVILTGGIDLSVGSVVALSTMIAASLMSGPGWPPYLVIPLVLLIGAGLGLVMGAIIQAFDIQPFIVTLAGMFLARGLCYTIGTESVPIEDPTFTAFAQTRIDLFAELWISPSVIIALVVVAVAAYVLHYTRLGRAVYATGGSEQSARLMGLPVARTKIAVYTISGFCSALGGVLLSFYMLSGYGLHAVGMELDAIAAVVIGGTLLTGGSGFLFGTVLGVLVLGLIQTIISFEGTLSSWWTKIFIGLLLFVFIVLQRLFSSRSRR from the coding sequence ATGAGCGTCCTCGCGCTGTCCCCGTCGCGGCAGAGATACCTGCCCGCGCTGGTCACCGGAGGCCTGTTCGTGGCGATGTTCGTGGCCGGCGGGATCCGCTACGAAGGGTTCGCCAGCGGCCAGGTCGTGCTCAACGTCCTCATCGACAACGCCTTCCTGCTGGTGGTCGCGGTCGGGATGACGTTCGTGATCCTCACCGGCGGCATCGATCTGTCGGTCGGGTCGGTGGTCGCGCTGTCGACGATGATCGCGGCGAGCCTCATGTCGGGGCCGGGCTGGCCGCCGTACCTGGTGATCCCGCTGGTGCTGCTGATCGGCGCGGGGCTCGGGCTGGTGATGGGCGCCATCATCCAGGCCTTCGACATCCAGCCGTTCATCGTGACGCTGGCGGGCATGTTCCTGGCCAGGGGGCTGTGCTACACGATCGGCACCGAGTCCGTCCCGATCGAGGACCCGACCTTCACCGCCTTCGCGCAGACCAGGATCGACCTGTTCGCGGAGCTGTGGATCTCGCCGAGCGTGATCATCGCGCTCGTGGTGGTCGCCGTGGCGGCGTACGTGCTGCACTACACGCGCCTCGGCAGGGCCGTCTACGCCACCGGCGGCAGCGAGCAGTCGGCACGGCTCATGGGACTGCCGGTGGCCCGCACCAAGATCGCCGTCTACACGATCAGCGGGTTCTGCTCGGCGCTGGGCGGGGTGCTGCTGTCGTTCTACATGCTCTCGGGGTACGGCCTGCACGCCGTCGGCATGGAGCTCGACGCGATCGCGGCCGTCGTCATCGGCGGCACCCTGCTGACCGGCGGGTCGGGGTTCCTGTTCGGGACCGTGCTGGGCGTGCTGGTGCTCGGGCTGATCCAGACGATCATCAGTTTCGAGGGCACGCTCAGCTCCTGGTGGACCAAGATCTTCATCGGGCTGCTGCTGTTCGTCTTCATCGTGTTGCAGCGCCTGTTCTCGTCGAGGAGCCGCCGTTGA
- a CDS encoding transcriptional regulator, with translation MPDNGRPEQAGPGWHRRSRILRIYFTADDIARTRLAPALDPLWELVLALQMLRPQRGDLLFGAWRRNAVPHMRQARLAEMLPLLLALTPTIGYFPDFLNPADSIRGLDHGLEAIRTTPVRRLAADLGKLSATKPLPPRARPLAAGDPATLISLTDALARSFDVLVTPHRRALEAAVGRDRQARAHALAVGGVEELLRSFRPMMSWSAGELAVPGHRDQELHLDGRGLLLIPAYFCVGGPLTMFDPELPPVLVYPVERDPDVLPMRTETASLAALMGTTRAAALAALRHGPLTTTELAPHAEHLPGLGQPAPHGAPAGRAGAGASRPPPDAPPAHRARLRPAGRQEPNGFPPAGQDRPPPARRGEPSPVTPGGSNSR, from the coding sequence ATGCCCGACAATGGTCGCCCCGAGCAAGCCGGACCCGGGTGGCACCGGAGGTCGAGGATTCTCAGGATCTACTTCACCGCCGACGACATCGCGCGCACCAGGCTCGCCCCCGCTCTCGACCCCCTGTGGGAGCTGGTGCTCGCCCTGCAGATGTTGCGTCCCCAGCGCGGCGACCTGCTGTTCGGCGCCTGGCGCAGGAACGCGGTCCCCCACATGCGACAGGCGCGCCTCGCCGAGATGCTTCCGCTCCTGCTGGCCCTGACGCCCACGATCGGCTACTTCCCCGACTTCCTCAATCCCGCCGACTCCATACGCGGCCTGGATCACGGGCTGGAGGCGATCCGTACGACGCCCGTGCGCCGCCTGGCCGCCGACCTCGGCAAGCTCTCCGCCACCAAGCCGCTCCCGCCCCGGGCCCGCCCGCTGGCCGCCGGCGACCCGGCGACACTCATCTCCCTGACCGACGCCCTGGCGAGGTCGTTCGACGTGCTGGTGACGCCGCACCGGCGCGCGCTCGAAGCGGCGGTGGGACGTGACCGTCAGGCCAGGGCCCACGCGCTGGCCGTCGGCGGCGTGGAGGAACTGTTACGCAGCTTTCGCCCGATGATGTCGTGGTCCGCGGGCGAACTGGCGGTTCCGGGGCACCGCGATCAGGAGCTCCACCTCGACGGGCGGGGGCTGCTGCTGATCCCGGCGTACTTCTGCGTCGGCGGCCCGTTGACGATGTTCGACCCCGAGCTGCCGCCCGTGCTGGTCTATCCGGTGGAGCGTGACCCCGATGTCCTGCCCATGCGGACGGAGACGGCGAGTCTGGCCGCGCTCATGGGCACGACGCGGGCCGCGGCGCTGGCCGCGCTGCGCCACGGGCCGCTGACGACCACCGAGCTGGCCCCGCACGCTGAACATCTCCCTGGCCTCGGCCAGCCAGCACCTCACGGTGCTCCGGCAGGCCGCGCTGGCGCTGGCGCATCGCGACCGCCACCGGATGCTCCACCAGCTCACCGCGCTCGGCTCCGCCCTGCTGGACGGCAGGAGCCCAACGGATTCCCTCCGGCGGGCCAAGACCGCCCGCCACCAGCTCGACGAGGCGAGCCCAGCCCGGTGACGCCGGGCGGCTCGAACTCCCGCTGA
- a CDS encoding peptidase inhibitor family I36 protein, whose translation MNRIASLIAAAALLLVSTQTPVAAQGRPEPTAEQAAFLSTQATSRAELQRQIDLQMELYPGGTQIAPNEVSYAGGRFVVTYADPGRIGTLGSPDCPSGWFCFYDNTYFGYPRGKLSDWGVQDLSAYSWSDRTESVHSNTTACVSFWNHRDPQHPVNQIGTNDEWLFTVDNYTRSISNVGTDRNMADHVLRDRVKGC comes from the coding sequence ATGAACCGCATCGCGAGCCTCATCGCCGCCGCTGCCCTGTTACTCGTCTCCACCCAGACGCCCGTCGCCGCTCAGGGCCGTCCTGAACCCACGGCCGAGCAGGCGGCGTTCCTGTCCACGCAGGCGACGTCTCGCGCGGAGCTGCAGCGGCAGATCGACCTGCAGATGGAGCTGTACCCAGGCGGTACCCAGATCGCGCCGAACGAGGTGTCCTACGCCGGCGGCCGATTCGTCGTGACCTACGCCGACCCCGGCCGCATCGGGACACTGGGCAGCCCGGACTGCCCGAGCGGCTGGTTCTGCTTCTACGACAACACGTACTTCGGCTACCCGCGCGGCAAGCTCAGCGACTGGGGGGTCCAGGACCTGTCGGCTTACAGCTGGAGCGACCGTACCGAGTCGGTGCACAGCAACACCACGGCATGCGTCTCCTTCTGGAACCACAGAGACCCGCAGCATCCGGTCAACCAGATCGGCACCAACGACGAGTGGCTGTTCACCGTGGACAACTACACCCGCTCGATCAGCAACGTCGGTACCGACCGCAATATGGCGGACCACGTCCTTCGCGATCGCGTCAAGGGATGCTGA